The proteins below are encoded in one region of Legionella antarctica:
- a CDS encoding thioredoxin family protein — protein sequence MSKTASNMLPLGTIAPDFELKDVTTGNRIKLNDSTDYIATVIMFICNHCPYVKHLNANLTQLANEYSSKNIRFLAINSNDVESYPDDSPENMRITAKSEHYPFPYLYDETQEVAKAYNAACTPDFYVFDTKLCLVYRGQFDDSRPGNNIPVSGDSIRKALDCLISPCNLDFEQKPSLGCNIKWK from the coding sequence ATGAGCAAAACAGCATCTAATATGCTTCCCTTAGGCACCATAGCACCTGACTTTGAATTAAAGGATGTGACTACAGGCAATCGAATTAAATTAAACGACTCTACTGATTATATTGCAACGGTCATCATGTTCATCTGTAACCATTGCCCCTATGTTAAACATTTAAACGCTAATCTCACTCAACTTGCCAACGAATACAGTTCTAAAAACATTCGATTTCTGGCTATTAACTCAAATGATGTAGAAAGTTATCCTGATGACTCTCCTGAGAATATGCGTATCACAGCAAAATCGGAGCATTATCCCTTCCCCTATCTCTATGATGAAACTCAAGAAGTTGCCAAGGCCTATAATGCGGCCTGTACTCCTGATTTTTATGTGTTTGATACAAAATTATGTTTGGTATATCGCGGTCAGTTTGATGATTCCAGACCTGGAAATAATATCCCGGTTTCCGGCGACTCAATACGTAAAGCATTAGATTGTCTGATCAGCCCATGCAATCTGGATTTTGAGCAAAAACCCAGTCTTGGATGCAATATCAAATGGAAGTGA
- a CDS encoding enhanced entry protein EnhB has protein sequence MLLFNPIKKSILLCVLIINNVDAAATFPRGCEVSGFGYSENYLILNERGEQSYYLIQNRSDAKIELQRHETGDVFMSPPLQASLSPMNWAAFASDVRNLNFKCYKHVAENTSIVDCRDVLDVCQYPRVKFALSNMGNYWISSDKSQKDVIQDSVAKGIYLKW, from the coding sequence ATGTTATTATTTAATCCCATTAAAAAATCAATACTTCTATGCGTACTGATAATCAATAATGTAGATGCAGCAGCCACATTTCCAAGGGGCTGCGAAGTTTCCGGTTTTGGATATAGCGAAAATTATTTAATTTTAAATGAGCGTGGTGAACAATCTTATTATTTAATCCAAAACCGCTCTGATGCTAAAATTGAATTGCAGCGTCACGAAACAGGTGATGTCTTTATGAGTCCACCGCTACAAGCATCACTTTCACCCATGAATTGGGCTGCCTTTGCTTCCGATGTAAGAAATTTAAACTTCAAATGTTACAAACATGTAGCAGAAAATACCTCAATTGTTGATTGTCGCGATGTGCTGGATGTTTGCCAATACCCCAGAGTAAAATTTGCCTTGAGTAATATGGGAAACTATTGGATTTCTTCTGATAAATCGCAAAAAGATGTGATACAAGACTCGGTAGCTAAGGGGATTTACCTGAAATGGTGA
- the pcsA gene encoding phosphatidylcholine synthase yields the protein MSQIKQHFHPLHYAAAWGVHLFTASAACIGVFTLYKIYQHEYIFALWLMAATVFIDAVDGSLARLVHIKSILPKIDGALLDNIVDFVNYVITPCFFLLVKPDMLPPEYSILIICAITITSSYQFCQADAKTPDHFFKGFPCYWNIAVFYMYILNTSMNLNALLLSFLCVLIFVPVKYVYPSRLDYLTDSKVLKILMHCCSTIYGISSACLLIYYPENNTIWLSLSLGYIGMYLFLSFYRTYSPMIKAKIAANRD from the coding sequence ATGAGCCAAATTAAGCAACACTTTCACCCTTTGCATTATGCTGCAGCCTGGGGTGTTCATTTATTTACCGCGAGCGCGGCGTGCATTGGAGTTTTTACTTTATACAAAATCTATCAACATGAATATATTTTTGCTCTCTGGCTTATGGCTGCTACTGTATTTATCGATGCGGTTGATGGCAGTCTGGCGCGTCTAGTCCATATTAAAAGTATTTTACCCAAGATTGATGGGGCTTTATTAGATAACATAGTTGATTTTGTGAATTATGTGATTACCCCCTGTTTTTTCTTGTTAGTCAAACCGGATATGTTGCCGCCGGAGTATTCCATACTTATTATTTGTGCCATCACAATTACTTCATCCTATCAATTTTGTCAGGCTGATGCGAAAACACCGGATCACTTCTTTAAAGGATTTCCCTGTTATTGGAATATAGCTGTTTTTTATATGTATATTCTCAATACGTCAATGAATTTAAACGCACTTTTATTGTCTTTCTTGTGTGTTCTCATCTTTGTTCCAGTGAAATACGTATATCCTTCAAGATTGGATTATTTAACCGATTCAAAAGTATTGAAGATACTGATGCATTGTTGCTCTACAATTTACGGAATAAGTTCTGCTTGTTTATTAATTTATTACCCTGAGAATAATACTATATGGCTTAGTCTGTCCCTGGGTTACATTGGCATGTACTTGTTTTTAAGTTTTTACAGAACCTACTCACCCATGATTAAGGCAAAAATTGCCGCAAATAGAGATTAA
- a CDS encoding NAD-dependent succinate-semialdehyde dehydrogenase translates to MKIETVNPATEETLHYYECLSEPLINKKIDAGYEAYLSWKETSFATRQGLMLKMAHLLAERRDELALLMSQEMGKPITAGKAEIDKCSWVCEHYAKHAESYLKSRFIQTEMKVAKVCYNPLGIIFAIMPWNFPFWQVFRFAAPTIMAGNAAVLKHAPITSGTGNKIEQLFKEAKFPPYLFQHLIVDNECAAKIIEHHHISAVTLTGSERAGSLVAAHAGKFLKKSVLELGGSDPYLVLEDADLELAAHCIVTSRLNNSGQVCIAAKRVIAVQSIGQELIDKIIHCMSVFKMGDPLDPKTNLGPLARKDLRDTLHKQVEKSIKQGAKLLCGGIIPDGKGFYYSPTLLTDVKPGMTAFDEELFGPVIAVSFVDDEKEAIAYANKSQYGLGAAVFTRDLKKGESIATNEIEAGVCFVNSFVASDPRLPFGGIKHSGYGRELSQEGILEFVNKKTIAISDS, encoded by the coding sequence ATGAAAATTGAAACTGTTAATCCTGCTACAGAAGAGACATTACACTACTATGAGTGTTTAAGTGAACCGTTAATTAATAAAAAAATTGATGCAGGATATGAGGCTTATTTATCCTGGAAGGAAACATCATTTGCTACAAGGCAGGGTTTAATGTTGAAGATGGCTCATCTTCTTGCAGAAAGAAGAGATGAGCTCGCCCTGTTGATGTCCCAAGAAATGGGTAAACCTATAACCGCAGGTAAGGCAGAAATTGATAAATGCAGCTGGGTTTGCGAGCACTATGCAAAGCATGCGGAATCTTATCTAAAGTCTCGTTTTATTCAAACTGAAATGAAAGTAGCAAAGGTCTGTTATAATCCGTTAGGCATTATTTTCGCAATCATGCCTTGGAATTTTCCATTCTGGCAGGTTTTTCGTTTTGCAGCGCCAACAATTATGGCCGGTAACGCGGCTGTATTAAAACATGCTCCAATTACTTCAGGTACCGGGAATAAAATAGAACAATTATTCAAAGAGGCTAAATTTCCTCCTTATCTGTTTCAACACCTTATTGTAGATAATGAGTGCGCGGCAAAAATAATTGAACATCACCATATTTCAGCTGTAACTTTAACCGGAAGTGAGCGGGCTGGTAGCTTGGTTGCTGCCCATGCAGGGAAGTTTTTAAAGAAGTCGGTATTAGAGCTGGGAGGTTCTGATCCCTATTTGGTACTTGAAGATGCTGATCTCGAATTGGCTGCACACTGTATTGTGACCTCCAGACTGAATAATTCTGGCCAAGTATGTATCGCAGCCAAACGCGTCATTGCCGTTCAATCGATCGGTCAGGAATTGATTGATAAAATTATCCACTGCATGTCAGTGTTTAAAATGGGTGATCCGTTGGATCCTAAAACTAATTTAGGTCCACTTGCGCGAAAAGATTTACGAGATACTTTGCATAAACAAGTAGAAAAATCTATTAAACAAGGTGCTAAATTATTGTGTGGTGGTATAATTCCTGATGGTAAGGGATTTTATTATTCCCCAACACTATTAACTGATGTTAAGCCCGGTATGACTGCTTTTGATGAAGAATTATTTGGTCCTGTTATTGCTGTTAGTTTTGTTGATGATGAGAAAGAAGCCATTGCTTATGCAAATAAAAGCCAATACGGTCTGGGGGCCGCTGTGTTTACTCGAGATCTGAAAAAAGGGGAGTCTATTGCAACGAATGAGATAGAAGCAGGAGTCTGCTTTGTAAATTCATTTGTCGCCTCAGATCCCAGATTGCCTTTTGGCGGGATTAAACACTCGGGTTACGGGCGTGAATTATCTCAAGAAGGTATATTAGAATTTGTAAATAAGAAAACAATTGCAATTAGTGATTCCTGA
- a CDS encoding L,D-transpeptidase yields the protein MAQNNKIIFISTAKQEMACFENDQLVSTYLVSTGKNGVGEKKNSECTPRGWHKIHSIIGRDQPINSVFIAREWTGELYTVQLATQFADRDWILTRVIQLDGLEPGRNKGEDVDTLERYIYIHGTPDTTVLGTPASHGCIRMNNNEIIELGCWVTTETLVYIQ from the coding sequence ATGGCTCAAAATAATAAAATTATTTTTATTTCAACTGCAAAACAGGAAATGGCCTGCTTTGAGAATGATCAGCTGGTTTCTACCTATCTTGTTTCTACAGGTAAAAATGGTGTGGGTGAAAAAAAAAATAGCGAATGTACTCCGAGAGGATGGCATAAAATTCACTCTATAATCGGACGAGATCAACCTATAAATAGTGTATTTATCGCAAGAGAATGGACAGGAGAACTGTATACAGTGCAATTGGCAACCCAATTTGCTGATAGAGACTGGATACTGACACGAGTAATTCAACTCGATGGTTTGGAGCCAGGGAGAAATAAAGGTGAGGATGTAGATACCCTGGAAAGGTATATCTATATCCATGGTACACCTGATACTACAGTATTGGGTACACCTGCTTCTCATGGTTGTATTCGTATGAATAATAATGAAATTATTGAATTAGGATGCTGGGTAACAACAGAAACTCTAGTATATATTCAATAA
- a CDS encoding NAD-glutamate dehydrogenase, producing the protein MSYKFEEGKDVIIEGVVEKIKHAMAGEQTEFCADFARQLYGTVALEDLDEWDIDDLYGAVVNFWALISERMPHETKIRIYNPDFERHGWQTTHTVVEIVCDDMPFIVDSLRMVIHRMGLASHLIIHMGGIRVKRDKNHRVCAILPRSKEKDTKGVLREAPIFIEIDRQTDPRILEELHKNFERVLEDNRVVYEDWGKMRAEVREAINELDKVPKLIDENEVEETKAFLKWIEDHHFTFLGMRDYELVEKGKETLLQAIPKTGLGVLRENLSKSSARSISAMTPEAQELTLSSRILVMSKTNTLASVHRDAYTDYIGVKRFNEKGEVIGERRIIGLYTSAAYHTNPKHIPFLRHKVALIMENSKLNNHSHAGKVLLNILETLPRDDLIQGSDDELLEIAMGIFYMQDRKRIRMFARADVYGRFISCLVYVPKDRFNTELRYAMQRILSDSFNAEEISFSTLFSESILARIHFIIKVNPKDRPEYDLKEIEKKLIEVGRSWTDDLQHHLSEAYGEEQANALFAHYRSAFPFSYSDNFTPRTAVYDIKHIEMLTPENPLGINFYKPLDEPANSFRLKVYQHGTTIPLSDVLPILENLGLRAISERPYVLKFEDGKITWINDFAMQYNKESEFHLDEIKELFQNAFSKVWFGEAENDGFNQLVLAAGLDWREVEILRTFAKYFKQIGFTFSQEYMEKALNNNVTIAKKLVRLFEVRCNPADISDRNEHFSSLAAEILTDLDNVSNLDEDKIIRQYVQAISATLRTNFYQVDTKGNPKSYISIKLNSKNIPGVPKPQPMFEIFVYSPRFEGVHLRCGKVARGGLRWSDRREDFRTEILGLMKAQQVKNSVIVPSGAKGGFVPKRLPVNGTREEILEEGINCYKLFIRGLLDITDNYKDGVLVKPKNVVFYDEDDPYLVVAADKGTATFSDIANSISMEYGFWLGDAFASGGSIGYDHKKMGITARGAWESVKRHFYELDIDISNNDFTVVGIGDMAGDVFGNGMLLSRHIKLVGAFNHMHIFIDPDPDAEISFKERERLFYLPRSSWADYDKKLISKGGGIFNRSAKSIPVSLEMQRVFDIKQNNIEPNELIKTILKAKVDLLWSGGIGTYVKAATESNTSVGDRTNDATRVNARQLRCKVVGEGGNLGLTQLARSEYTSHGGMVYTDFIDNSGGVNCSDKEVNIKILLNTIVTAGDLTPKQRNELLSEMTDEVAKLVLRDNFLQTRAISLSASQAIRSLELQGRYINELERTGKIDRSLEFLPDDKALLERKLKGHGLGRPGIAVLMCYSKTLLKEQILASDVPEESYMNQILIGAFPKPLQERFSKQMQDHPLRREIIATRLSNIIINEMGFTYVYRLQDETGAPVSAIVSAYMIARNVLDLESIWRQIEELGTKISSQKQIDMMMLYVRLSRRVTRWFLRSQRKTLDISQAVKIYSQGVKELKKCMPAVFGEQLRAHYDEQYHAQVNDGIPPNLAHELTVTRALFAATDIIEIAHKRELNIPKVAEVYFGIEEFLDLGWIRTQVIVHTTENHWESLSREALRDDLDWQQRQLTDGILNYDSKYKDLDSRLEAWGQNHSALIERWRHILADLKSSTALNYTMFFVAIRELLDLTQTTLQSYSKLESVY; encoded by the coding sequence ATGTCCTATAAATTTGAAGAGGGTAAAGACGTTATAATTGAAGGAGTCGTTGAGAAAATAAAACATGCTATGGCTGGAGAGCAGACGGAGTTTTGCGCGGATTTTGCCAGACAACTGTATGGAACTGTGGCTCTGGAAGACCTTGATGAGTGGGATATAGATGATCTTTACGGTGCCGTAGTAAACTTCTGGGCATTGATCAGTGAGCGCATGCCTCATGAGACTAAAATAAGAATTTATAATCCTGATTTTGAGCGTCATGGTTGGCAAACCACACATACCGTAGTTGAAATCGTCTGTGACGACATGCCATTTATAGTTGATTCTCTTCGAATGGTTATTCATAGAATGGGACTTGCTTCCCATCTGATTATTCATATGGGTGGCATTAGAGTAAAAAGGGACAAAAATCACCGTGTTTGCGCAATACTTCCCAGGAGTAAAGAAAAAGATACAAAAGGAGTTTTGCGTGAAGCACCGATATTTATAGAAATTGATCGTCAAACAGATCCGCGTATTCTGGAAGAATTACATAAAAATTTTGAGCGAGTTCTCGAGGATAATCGAGTTGTTTATGAAGATTGGGGGAAAATGCGGGCTGAAGTTCGGGAAGCAATCAATGAACTCGATAAAGTGCCTAAATTAATTGATGAAAATGAAGTAGAAGAAACCAAGGCCTTTTTAAAATGGATTGAGGACCATCACTTCACCTTTTTAGGCATGCGTGATTATGAGTTGGTTGAAAAAGGTAAAGAGACTCTCCTGCAGGCGATTCCTAAAACAGGTCTGGGTGTTTTACGTGAAAACTTAAGTAAATCAAGTGCCCGAAGTATTTCTGCGATGACTCCAGAGGCACAAGAATTAACCCTTTCTTCTCGTATTTTGGTTATGTCAAAAACAAATACTCTCGCCAGTGTCCATAGAGATGCTTATACCGACTATATTGGAGTAAAACGCTTCAATGAAAAGGGAGAGGTTATTGGGGAAAGGCGAATTATTGGACTATATACCTCTGCTGCCTACCACACCAATCCGAAACACATTCCATTTCTGCGACATAAAGTTGCATTAATTATGGAGAACTCCAAACTAAATAATCACAGTCATGCAGGTAAGGTACTTTTGAATATTCTCGAAACCTTGCCCCGCGATGATCTCATACAAGGATCAGACGATGAGTTATTAGAAATTGCCATGGGCATTTTCTATATGCAAGATAGGAAGCGTATTCGCATGTTTGCGCGTGCGGATGTGTATGGACGTTTTATTTCCTGCCTGGTTTATGTGCCTAAAGATCGGTTTAATACCGAGTTAAGATATGCCATGCAGAGAATACTGTCCGATAGCTTTAACGCAGAAGAAATTAGTTTCTCAACTCTGTTTTCTGAATCTATTCTGGCACGAATCCATTTTATTATTAAAGTCAATCCTAAAGATCGTCCCGAGTATGATTTAAAGGAAATCGAAAAGAAACTCATTGAGGTTGGTCGTTCATGGACTGATGATCTTCAACATCATTTATCTGAAGCGTATGGTGAAGAGCAGGCAAATGCACTATTTGCGCATTATCGAAGCGCCTTCCCGTTTTCTTATAGCGATAACTTTACACCTAGAACAGCAGTCTATGATATTAAACATATAGAGATGCTGACACCAGAAAACCCCTTGGGAATTAATTTTTATAAACCTCTTGATGAACCAGCAAATAGTTTTAGATTGAAAGTTTATCAACATGGAACAACGATTCCTTTGTCTGATGTATTACCAATATTAGAAAATTTGGGTTTAAGGGCTATTAGTGAGCGTCCATATGTCCTTAAATTTGAAGACGGTAAGATTACCTGGATAAATGATTTTGCCATGCAATACAACAAGGAATCAGAGTTTCATCTCGATGAGATAAAAGAGCTATTTCAAAATGCGTTTAGCAAAGTATGGTTTGGTGAAGCTGAAAATGATGGATTTAATCAATTAGTATTAGCAGCTGGACTTGATTGGCGTGAAGTAGAAATATTAAGAACTTTTGCAAAATATTTCAAACAAATTGGTTTTACCTTTAGTCAGGAATACATGGAAAAGGCTTTAAATAATAATGTTACTATTGCTAAAAAGTTAGTGAGGCTATTTGAAGTTCGATGCAACCCTGCAGATATATCCGATCGAAATGAGCATTTTAGTTCTTTAGCGGCTGAAATATTAACGGATCTGGATAATGTTTCTAATCTTGATGAGGATAAAATAATCCGACAATACGTACAAGCTATTAGTGCAACTTTGCGTACGAATTTTTATCAGGTAGATACTAAAGGTAATCCCAAAAGCTATATTTCAATCAAGCTCAATAGTAAAAACATACCCGGTGTGCCCAAACCTCAGCCAATGTTTGAAATTTTTGTTTATTCACCACGGTTCGAAGGGGTTCACTTGCGTTGCGGTAAAGTTGCTCGTGGAGGATTACGTTGGTCCGATAGAAGAGAGGACTTTCGTACAGAAATTCTTGGCCTAATGAAAGCACAGCAAGTTAAGAACTCTGTTATCGTGCCTAGCGGGGCTAAAGGTGGTTTTGTTCCGAAACGTTTACCTGTAAATGGTACCCGAGAAGAAATATTGGAAGAGGGTATTAACTGTTATAAATTATTTATTCGTGGATTACTTGATATAACTGACAATTATAAAGATGGTGTGCTGGTTAAACCAAAAAATGTAGTATTTTATGATGAAGATGATCCTTATCTTGTAGTGGCAGCAGATAAAGGAACTGCAACCTTTTCTGATATTGCCAATTCTATTTCAATGGAATATGGATTTTGGTTAGGAGATGCGTTCGCATCAGGAGGATCTATTGGCTATGATCATAAAAAAATGGGCATTACCGCCAGGGGAGCCTGGGAATCAGTAAAACGTCATTTTTATGAGCTGGATATAGATATATCCAATAATGATTTTACTGTTGTTGGTATTGGAGACATGGCTGGCGATGTCTTTGGAAATGGCATGTTGTTATCCAGACATATAAAGCTTGTTGGTGCATTTAATCATATGCATATTTTCATCGATCCAGATCCTGACGCTGAAATAAGTTTTAAAGAAAGAGAGCGTTTATTTTATTTACCTCGCTCCAGTTGGGCAGATTACGATAAGAAGCTTATATCAAAAGGAGGCGGCATATTTAATCGGAGCGCAAAATCCATTCCGGTAAGCCTTGAGATGCAGAGGGTTTTTGATATCAAGCAAAATAATATTGAGCCTAATGAATTAATCAAAACCATTTTAAAAGCTAAAGTGGATTTGTTATGGAGTGGAGGGATTGGAACCTATGTCAAGGCTGCTACGGAAAGTAATACAAGTGTCGGTGACAGAACCAACGATGCTACTCGAGTCAACGCAAGGCAATTACGTTGTAAAGTAGTTGGAGAGGGTGGTAATTTGGGTTTAACGCAGTTGGCCCGTTCTGAATATACATCCCATGGTGGCATGGTTTATACCGATTTTATTGATAATTCCGGTGGGGTTAATTGTTCTGATAAAGAAGTCAATATTAAAATTTTATTGAATACTATCGTTACCGCTGGGGATCTGACTCCTAAACAAAGAAATGAACTCTTAAGTGAAATGACCGATGAAGTCGCAAAATTAGTGCTCAGGGATAATTTCTTGCAAACACGGGCCATTAGTTTATCTGCCTCCCAAGCCATAAGATCGCTTGAGTTACAAGGACGTTACATTAATGAATTAGAACGAACTGGTAAAATAGATAGAAGTCTGGAGTTTTTACCAGATGATAAAGCTTTATTAGAGCGCAAGCTAAAAGGGCATGGTTTGGGTCGACCCGGAATTGCTGTGTTAATGTGCTACAGTAAGACTCTTTTGAAAGAGCAAATACTGGCTTCTGATGTGCCCGAAGAAAGCTACATGAATCAGATTCTAATTGGTGCATTCCCCAAGCCTTTACAGGAACGTTTTAGCAAGCAAATGCAAGATCATCCTTTAAGAAGAGAAATCATTGCTACCAGATTAAGCAATATTATAATCAATGAAATGGGCTTTACTTACGTTTATAGATTACAGGATGAAACCGGAGCACCAGTCTCTGCAATAGTTAGTGCGTATATGATAGCTCGAAATGTTCTTGATTTAGAATCAATCTGGAGGCAAATTGAAGAGTTAGGAACCAAAATCAGCTCGCAAAAACAAATTGATATGATGATGCTTTATGTCAGGCTTTCAAGACGAGTAACTCGCTGGTTTTTACGCTCTCAACGAAAAACTCTGGATATCAGTCAGGCTGTGAAAATCTATTCTCAGGGAGTTAAAGAGCTTAAAAAATGCATGCCTGCAGTTTTTGGGGAACAATTACGTGCTCATTATGATGAGCAATATCATGCACAAGTTAATGATGGAATACCTCCAAATTTAGCGCATGAGTTAACCGTGACCCGTGCTTTGTTTGCAGCCACTGATATTATTGAAATAGCGCATAAGAGGGAGTTGAACATTCCAAAAGTTGCCGAAGTTTACTTTGGCATTGAAGAATTCCTGGATTTAGGTTGGATTAGAACTCAGGTTATCGTTCATACTACTGAAAACCATTGGGAGTCGTTATCCAGAGAGGCATTACGAGATGACTTGGATTGGCAACAGCGTCAATTAACAGATGGGATTTTAAATTATGATAGTAAATATAAAGACCTGGACTCACGACTGGAAGCATGGGGTCAAAACCATAGTGCATTAATTGAACGATGGCGTCATATTTTAGCTGATTTAAAATCAAGCACTGCCTTAAACTATACCATGTTTTTTGTGGCTATTAGAGAGTTACTTGATTTAACTCAAACAACATTGCAGTCTTATTCAAAATTGGAATCAGTGTATTAA
- a CDS encoding Glu/Leu/Phe/Val family dehydrogenase, translated as MSADLFTEALSRLDRASPYAHIEPEAIERLKHSKACLEVSIPVRMDDGRLQVFTGYRVHHNDVRGPTKGGIRFHPGVTLSEIQTLAFWMTIKCAVVGVPFGGAKGGIIVDPKHLSRLELERLSRSYISSIADFIGPDLDIPAPDVYTNSMIMGWMMDEYSKIVRQAVPAVITGKPIPLGGSQGRDDATGRGAYYCIKELEKIKRWRSKEKRVAIQGFGNAGQHIAELLYQDGYKIVAVSDSKGGIFRKQGLDVPSIIQIKNSSEQVQAVYCKGSICELIEANNISNEELLELDVDILIPAALENQITQTNASRIKAPVIVEIANGPTTVTADIILKERGILVIPDILANAGGVTVSYFEWVQNKSGYYWTLEKIHRHLYEIMSREFTNVYQLIEFHQTDMRTAAYIHALDRYTEAVVAEGTQGYYQKS; from the coding sequence ATGAGTGCTGATTTGTTCACAGAAGCGTTGTCGCGACTTGATCGAGCATCGCCGTATGCGCATATTGAGCCAGAGGCAATAGAAAGATTGAAACATTCAAAAGCCTGTCTTGAAGTTTCTATACCCGTGCGTATGGATGATGGCAGGCTGCAGGTTTTCACAGGTTATCGTGTGCATCATAATGATGTCCGAGGACCAACTAAAGGAGGCATTCGCTTTCACCCAGGAGTTACTCTTTCTGAAATTCAAACCCTTGCATTTTGGATGACCATAAAGTGTGCCGTAGTAGGTGTCCCATTCGGCGGGGCCAAAGGAGGAATTATTGTTGATCCGAAACATTTATCACGTTTGGAGTTAGAACGATTAAGCCGAAGTTATATTTCATCAATAGCTGATTTTATTGGACCTGATTTAGATATTCCTGCTCCTGATGTTTATACCAACTCTATGATTATGGGTTGGATGATGGATGAATACTCTAAAATTGTACGTCAAGCAGTACCGGCCGTTATTACAGGGAAGCCCATCCCGTTGGGCGGAAGCCAAGGCCGTGATGATGCAACTGGTCGTGGGGCTTATTATTGTATTAAAGAGTTAGAAAAAATAAAGCGATGGAGATCAAAAGAAAAGCGAGTAGCCATACAGGGGTTTGGTAATGCAGGACAACATATTGCTGAACTATTATATCAAGATGGTTATAAAATTGTGGCTGTCAGCGATTCAAAAGGAGGAATTTTTCGAAAACAGGGGCTTGATGTTCCAAGCATTATTCAGATTAAAAATAGTTCTGAACAAGTTCAGGCGGTTTATTGCAAAGGTTCAATTTGCGAACTGATTGAAGCAAACAATATCAGTAATGAAGAGTTATTGGAATTAGATGTTGATATTTTGATACCAGCTGCACTTGAAAATCAGATAACACAAACAAATGCATCAAGAATAAAAGCCCCAGTTATTGTGGAAATTGCAAATGGACCTACAACTGTAACGGCAGATATTATTTTAAAAGAAAGGGGTATTTTAGTGATTCCTGACATTTTAGCCAATGCAGGTGGGGTGACTGTTAGCTATTTTGAGTGGGTACAAAATAAATCAGGATATTATTGGACCTTAGAAAAAATTCATCGTCATCTGTATGAAATAATGTCGAGAGAATTCACCAATGTTTATCAATTAATAGAGTTTCACCAAACGGACATGCGCACTGCTGCCTATATTCATGCTTTGGACAGATATACTGAAGCTGTTGTTGCTGAAGGTACACAAGGGTATTATCAGAAGTCCTGA
- a CDS encoding YgfZ/GcvT domain-containing protein, whose product MKSTFDHSINSRVFTTFGSLDSELNFNKDNNYLFDLSYLGVLNIAGDKAQDFLQGQLTCDLRLVSDIQMIEGAQCNLKGRVLSLLDVINWNGFKLVLPEDLMELTQGSFTKTAQLSRVSIEKNNDLKIFGFYLQNPNDVIPDATYLPNNLYAQAHSSNYCYYHLGNGFYIFIIHKDIEHEFCKIFLEHNQLLGSLTWHTLRLYNQQIDIYPESRGLFLPHRLGLHQTQYVSFEKGCYKGQEIIARTHYRATLKHELRFFVIQSDHNIYSGQKLLKITDETEIGELIDYAPIGTNNYIIAVSILKEAAELIRFEGHSDTIPLQVPEL is encoded by the coding sequence ATGAAAAGTACTTTTGATCATTCGATTAACTCCCGAGTATTTACAACATTTGGTTCATTGGATAGCGAACTAAACTTTAATAAAGACAATAATTATTTATTTGATTTATCCTATTTAGGAGTCCTTAATATAGCTGGTGATAAAGCCCAGGATTTTCTACAGGGACAATTAACATGCGATTTGCGTTTGGTTTCTGATATTCAAATGATTGAAGGAGCACAATGCAATCTTAAAGGAAGAGTTCTATCTTTGCTGGATGTTATCAACTGGAATGGCTTTAAGCTTGTTTTACCTGAGGATTTAATGGAGCTAACTCAGGGCTCATTTACCAAGACAGCCCAATTATCACGAGTTTCTATTGAAAAAAATAATGATTTAAAAATTTTTGGTTTTTACTTGCAAAATCCAAATGATGTTATTCCTGATGCAACATATTTACCCAATAATCTCTACGCTCAGGCTCACAGTTCTAATTATTGCTATTATCATCTGGGTAATGGATTTTATATATTCATTATACACAAAGATATTGAACATGAATTTTGTAAAATTTTTTTAGAACATAATCAATTACTGGGTTCTTTGACGTGGCATACTTTAAGATTATATAACCAGCAAATTGATATATATCCGGAGTCAAGAGGTTTATTTTTACCCCATCGATTAGGTTTACATCAAACTCAATATGTTAGTTTTGAAAAAGGTTGCTATAAAGGTCAGGAAATTATTGCAAGAACTCATTACCGAGCAACTTTAAAGCATGAGTTACGTTTTTTTGTTATTCAATCAGACCATAATATTTATTCAGGTCAGAAATTGCTAAAAATTACAGATGAAACAGAAATTGGAGAATTAATAGATTACGCTCCAATTGGAACTAATAATTATATAATTGCAGTGAGCATCCTTAAAGAAGCAGCAGAACTCATACGATTTGAAGGCCATAGTGACACAATACCCCTGCAAGTGCCGGAACTGTGA